One Nicotiana tabacum cultivar K326 chromosome 23, ASM71507v2, whole genome shotgun sequence genomic window, GCGGACTATAGGCAAAACACGCTCCCAACAAACACAAGTTTATTTAAAAATTGATTTAAGGCCAAATACAGTTAAGTAagtgaccatgctagaaccatggTATTTGGAGAGTGCTTCACACCTtctcggtcaacagaatttcttactcgatTTTTATTAACTAGAGATTCGATAGAAGGTGACTCgaaacaccaaaactcaattccgaGTAGCGactcccaaaataataaataatcctcttttaaaataatatcactttacaacaacaaacaacaaaccTAGTAATTTTTTATAAGTGGGGTGTGGGGAGGGTAAGatatacgcagccttacccctacccctggAAGAATAGAGAAACTATTTCCGATAATATCATCccgcaaaaggaggtgtgacgaACGTAAACTACCGATAAGGAAAGTTTCATGAGTGAGACACGTGGGACATCTATTTTATTAAGGATACAAAAAGTAATCAGTTTGGATCGACCAATGGGATTTACGTCGTGATATTTTATTTGACACTTTTTTTTTTGTCTATTCTAGGTTTTTGGTATATTCCAAaagtcttcttttctttctcaaaTTGTGTGTCTAGTCAAACACTACCGTATAAAATGAAATGGAGAGTATAATATCTTTAATTAAAACATTTGTGATTCATAGTATTTCTGTGTACCTTTTGGATATGCAAGAAATCGATAAATAAACTCACTTGTTAACCTTCTTCTTTAAACCCGACTCTTGTTTTTGCATTAGAGGGAATACTTATTTGTAAAATACTAAAAAGTGCAAAAAGTGTCCAAGAAAACCATGATCGCAGAAGCCTATACAAAATCATTATTAATCAAAAAGCtttttgtatacgggtaaaaccagGCCTACCCAATTTTACTGTTTGACCTAAAATCGAGAGGTTGCATCGAATGACGGTCTCGTAATGGAATAGGCCATATCACGAGAATAAGATACCGAGCTCAGAaccgaggtacctgtcgagatcgaaGCTAGTAGCGATCGAAACCAAATGAggcagacatcgagcaagatcaaAGATAGCATAAAAACAGAAAGGCAAGATATTTGTGGTTGACcaaggatcatggcgtaaatttcggagactggtcgaggatcaaggcgtgaatctcggaacggatcgaatcagaaacggttaattagctaatcatggggtttctttctgtaattagaattgtaccataagtgGAACCCCTCTACAATATAAAGAGAGTTCTAATCATTTGTAGGACACGTTTTGACAGACAAaaaaagcaatataattctctttaTTGTTCTCACCATTGTTATTCAGCTTGttatactttcataattcttgtATTAACCAGTTCAAGGGTGTCCAAACTCAAGGACTGAGTTTCAttctaacactggtttgctttactttattgtATAATTCTatcattaatcttcatatttatcaattggtattaagtgaaatcatatatttttaaatccacattataagtttaattgttatccaattttaagggtaaatattTTTTGATACTCAAATGGTAATAATGTTATCTATAATGGGATAAAGAGAATAGTATTAGGGCCAAGCTTTTGGTTCTTATTTTCATTTTAGCAAATTACTAATATATAGAAATGAGAGTTAAGTGTACGAACAAGGGTACGTACAAGGATAACTTAGATATTATAATAGTTTTTATGGGCATTTGGCATTTTTGTCTTCCATTTTAGcccttcatttcttcattttgctgACACGTCTTAGCAGCCATTGTATTTGTGTAGACATCTGGgaatattttcttctatttcccgTTCTTTTATTTGTGTTTCTGTTTCTGTCCCTTTCTCTCACTTGaatattttctctcttctttacTCTACACGAAGgttgtttggctaagcttataagcaaGTCAAACTAGCTTATAAACACTTTccggcttatctacgcgtttggtaaagttaaaagtggttacaagtcaaatgcttataagtaaaaaataagccaaaaaccaTAAGCTGGTCACCCTCAGcttatgaatttttagcttataagcactttaagtttgaccaaaatttttattattttatccttaaaatattcctTTTAGAACAAAACTCTTACATCGATAATCACTGCCTCAAGTATTTTTTTTCAACCTAATCCCCCCCCCCCTCAATTCTACAATTCTCATTGACTATTTAAGATAAGCAAATCCTCTATTCCTTTGCATATTTATATCAATGTAATTGTGTATTCATCTTTGAACTATATGTAATAAATGATGACATATCAATTTTTTGGTGTATTGCTTTCTAAGTATTGTGGTGATGAAAACAAtgtttgtttctcttcaaatattttgtcctatttaggtttattttttactaagaaacttttgtcaatttattaattattataacttatgattatatgattatcataaaataaactatatttatcataaaaattattttatcttagcacagttgtatttaaaatacaatgacaaataaaatattttttatttgaatcgATCTAGAATCTAAAACGTTGAAGAAATTAAGCCCTTATAAGTGTAAacaattttaaggttatttaagccattttaacaaaaaaaaagctTATCGTCACATTTTTATCAAATACTGCAGCagcttattatcaatttcagcacttgtATCCAAATATGTAACTGCTTATTTACTAAATcaatttcagcacttaaaagtacTTTCCAACACATAATGCTTATCGGCTACTTCAAATCAGCTAATCTAAACAGGCTCATAGTCGGATCACTTTCCGATGAGGTTAGCCCACACTAGGgttgcttatcgggcggatcgaGTAGATAATTAcgcttaacggtttggcttaacagttatcggattataaatatagtaatctGCTAGCCATTCAATAAGACAACGGGCAGATTGGTATCAGATTACCAATTATCGGGCGACTTATCGGTTAAACCAAATAGAAATTTTTTGAACAatcattcaatcaataccaaacaGTTTTAAATCAACACCAAATTTTTAATATCATCTAAGATCTAACCAAACAGTatttttgaattgaagagtcttcAAGACTATTCATACTGTCATACACGAATTAACCAAATTTTTAATACCATCAAGACTACTCATACAGACATACACATATCAATTATTCAGATTTCGATTTTCAACTTCTCAGTTCTCAGTTCAAGAGAGAGACGAGAATAACGACTTCTCTGCCTCGGGTGGCTGCAGACAATTCAGAATTAGaaaatagaaattagggatttagccatttagggtttcaatagtactttatatacataTAGGTAAAAGTGTAAATATACAAATTCTTAACGAGTTAACGGTTTActcgataagaaaattgagtaatctgCCCCCAAACCATTAAgccattaattataaaatttcaattcGTTCACCATCTGTTACCccgataatccgataccaataagccaataagccATCGGTTCGATTCGGTTAACGGTTTCGGTTCGATTTTCAACAGCCCTAGCCCATactatattttttgttttctctttttgatTTTGAAGTCTCTTACTGTTGATTTtctcttttatattttatttaatcctTGTTGTTCTGTTTGGTATGTGGTTATAGTCATGTTTCATGCCTTTGATTTTCACTTTTAATTCTTCTTCTTTGCTCTATTTGCCTTCTCCCGTTGTCTTCACCAATGTCATCTTCATGGGTAGCTTTAAAATATCCCTCCGCCGCCTTTTATTCTCCTTCGGTTCTCTCTATGTTTCCCTTCCCATCTGAGGTGGACCTATACTAGGCCTTGAGAGGTCACGTGAATCCGTTAACCTCGATAAAAATcctgtatatatattgtatatatagttGTGTATACTTTGGGGaccccttaaatatttttgttggcCCCATTATAAATGAAATTTTGCTTGGAGCAATGGTCCGCCTCTGCGTGTTAGTTCTGTTTCTTTTGCTACGGGGGTTCGAAACCCCTTTTCTACAAATACTTATATTTAGTTTCTTTCACTTTTTATAACTGGAATAATCAATTATATACTAGTACAATAGTACTATTTATTAATCACTAGTCAACATTTGactaatttataattttttattataccTTTTCtcaatttaattatattttaatagttatacataatagtcaattttattatttaattcttcTACAAAATCCTATACCAATCAAAAGCCCCAAAAACATTAAATCCCTAAACCTTTCTTCAGTTCTTCCTCGATCAAACGCAGAAGCTCCCCTCCGTCAAACTCAGTCCTTAGCCATCACTCCTCACTCCAAAATAGAGAACCATTCCTCCTCAATCTCAATTCCTCTCATTTCTTTGAAAAAGTAATGGGTATCGAATCTCTGGTTAGTGCTTCTCTTACTTTGAaacttaatttttatttataaattgtaAGAGCATGGAGAATTGGGGATggattttatgattttatttaggTTTAAAATTTTTGGTTCAAGAATCCCCAAGGCATTCTTGGTAAACCCCAAATCTATTATCCAAATAATTTTGTTTAGGTTGAGTTTCTCTGAAATTTAATGGTCTCGTACTTTTGTTGTTAAACTTTAAGACTGGCTTCTCTTTCTGTTAAAAATTTGTCAGATTTTTGTAGAGTTGTAGCATTAGTATTCAGtaagttttcaattttcttttaccCACAAGTTCTATATTTTGTTTGTCAGATTCTTGTAGAGTTTAAGTTTATCATTCTTGCTATACAAAAAGAAGCAAATTAAGGGGTGCGATTTCTTTATTGATATTGTGTTTGTTAGTATTCTTGATAGACTCTTAAATTTATTGAACTCATTTTTTGTAGGAAgttattgttcttgtgaattgagatGGACGTCTTTTTGATGAAGTTTAATTCTTCTCAACCAAGTTCTAATCTTAGAAACAATTCCTCTCATCTTATAGATGAGTTTGATGAGAAATTACTCAATTCCGACCCTGGAGAGAGAGTTCCTATTGATAAATATAGTCTTAGAATACGGGATGAAATAAGAAGACACTACATTCAAAATGGACCTTGCCAACCAGTTGATCATAAATTTTCTGCACCTTCATTCGGGAATAAAATGCGCCAATTTAGTCCGGGTTGGTTTAAAGGTTCGTATTCTAGATGGTTGGAGTATAGtgtgaagaaagatgctgcattTTATTTATGTTGTTATTTATTCAAAAATGATTATGTTCATGAAAGCACGGGTGACTCTTTCACGAAAACGGGCTTTAAGGCTTGGAATAAAGCTTCGGAAAGACTTGCTTTATATGTTGGTCAAGTAAATAGCCTCCACCACAAGTGTTTCAACAAGATGCTAGACTTATCAAATCAATCCTAATCAATTCAAGTTGCTTTTGATAAGCAAtctgagaaataaagaaatgagcACCGAATTCGTTTAAATGCATCAATCGATGTTGCAAGGTTTCTCTTGCATTTTGGATTGTCTTTTCGAAGTCATGATGAAAGTGATTCTTCAAAAAACAAAGGCCTTTTTCTAGGGCTTTTGGAATGGCTTGCAAAGAGGCTCCCTGAAGTAGATAGAGTCATATTAAAACATGCTCCGAAAAATGATATGATGACTACGCCAAAAATTCAAAAGGGCATTGTGAGTGCTTGTGCACAAGAAATCGTGAAAGTTATAATCAGTGATTTGGATAGGGATTATTTCGGGATATTAGTTGATGAGTCCAAGGATACTTCACACCATGAACAAATGGCCCTTACTTTGCGGTTTGTTGACAAAAAGGCCAAGTGAACGAGCCATTTATTGGTCTTATTCGTGTTCATGATACCTCTGCAAAGTCGTTGAAGGAAGCAATACTCTCTTTGCTTATGAAACACTCATTAAGTCCATCCAAAATACGTCGACAAGGCTATGATAGAGCTAGTAATATGAAAGGAAAAATGAATGGTCTTAAAGCTTTAATTTTGCAAGAAACTCCTTCGGCATATTGCATTCATTGTTTTGCTCATCAATTACAGTTGACGCTTGTAGCGATTGCTAAAAAATATAAGGAAGTGGAAACTTTCTTTGTTATAGTTGCTAATGTGTTGAATGTGATTGGAGCATCCTTTAAACGTAGAGATCAACTTCGGGATCATCATGCCGAATTATTGGAGAAATTGCTAGAGAGTGGTGAAGTTCAAAGTGAGAAAGGATTAAATCAAGAGCAAGGGCTTCAAAGGCTAGGTGACACTCGTTGGGGATCACATTGTAAAATATTATATAACTTTGTTATTTTATTTGCATCTATTGTTCATGTGCTTGGGGTGATTGAATATGAAGGTCAAAAGGCTAATGATAGATTGCAAGCAGAAGCTTTTTTGAGTAAAATCAATTCATTTGAATTTGTGTTCATGCTTCACTTGATGTTGAAGGTATTGTTGATGTCGAACGATCTGAGTAAAGCTTTACAGAAGAAAGAGCAAGATATTATCAATGCTATGATATTTCTTGACCTTACAAAGAAAAGGTTGCAACAAATAAGAGATGAAGGATGAGAATCATTAATGGATGAAGTCTATTTGTTTTGTACCAAACATGACATTTTGGTGCCCAATATGGAAGAATTCTATATTCCTGGAAAGTCGAAGCGTAGGCCTTCTAGTGTTACTTATTCACATCACTTACGTGTTAACCTTTTTTATACGGTGATTGATTTGCAACTTCAGGAGCTTAAcagtcgttttgatgttgttagtgGTAACTTGCTTCTTGGTATGGCTAGCTTGAATCCGGCTAATTCGTTTGCTAATTTTGATAAAGAAAGAATAATAATATTGGCCAAGTATTATCCAGATGAGTTTGGCGAATTGAAGCTTCAAGATCTTAGTCACCAACTTGACACTTTCATATTGCACATGCAACATGGTGACCCTAGATTCTCGGATTTGAAAGGAATTGGTGATTTGGCAAAAGCGTTGGTTGAGAAAAATCTTGTGGAGAAATATTCACTTGTTTATTTACTTGTGAAGTTGACTCTAATTTTACCTGTCGCGACTGCAACGGTAGAAAGAGCATTCTCATCCATGAAGTACATCAAAGATGAATTGCGTAATAGTATTGGTGATGCATTTTTAAGTGATTGTTTAGTTTGTTACtttgaaaaagaagtatttacAAATGTAAGTAATGATGCTATTATTGACCGCTTTCAGAGTATGAAAATGCATCGAGTTCAAGTATAAGTGGATGATGTAC contains:
- the LOC142177264 gene encoding uncharacterized protein LOC142177264, which produces MDEVYLFCTKHDILVPNMEEFYIPGKSKRRPSSVTYSHHLRVNLFYTVIDLQLQELNSRFDVVSGNLLLGMASLNPANSFANFDKERIIILAKYYPDEFGELKLQDLSHQLDTFILHMQHGDPRFSDLKGIGDLAKALVEKNLVEKYSLVYLLVKLTLILPVATATVERAFSSMKYIKDELRNSIGDAFLSDCLVCYFEKEVFTNYQLKIFYNIEVCILISIGESDEIEVCVRGSMGESDEIKV
- the LOC142177263 gene encoding uncharacterized protein LOC142177263 codes for the protein MDVFLMKFNSSQPSSNLRNNSSHLIDEFDEKLLNSDPGERVPIDKYSLRIRDEIRRHYIQNGPCQPVDHKFSAPSFGNKMRQFSPGWFKGQVNEPFIGLIRVHDTSAKSLKEAILSLLMKHSLSPSKIRRQGYDRASNMKGKMNGLKALILQETPSAYCIHCFAHQLQLTLVAIAKKYKEVETFFVIVANVLNVIGASFKRRDQLRDHHAELLEKLLESGEVQSEKGLNQEQGLQRLGDTRWGSHCKILYNFVILFASIVHVLGVIEYEGQKANDRLQAEAFLSKINSFEFVFMLHLMLKVLLMSNDLSKALQKKEQDIINAMIFLDLTKKRLQQIRDEG